The Vespula pensylvanica isolate Volc-1 chromosome 22, ASM1446617v1, whole genome shotgun sequence sequence TACTTCCCAAAGACAGGATTAAGTTGTTTCGATACATAATTCTCCTTGTCGCTTATCCTTTTAGCACCCAATTGGAGAACAACGTAAGGATCAGCTTTACCATTAAGATCACACGGATGAAGATCGTTAGCCTTAACGATGTAGACCCTAACAAGAACATGAATTGGTTCGTTCGAGGGTACACCTTGAAAGAAACCGTATTGAGGATCAAATCCCATTACGGTGTGATCTATCAGATCCTTTGGAAGTGGCCATTTGTAGACCTTCAAAGCTCCTTTGAAATAACCAACGATTCTATGTTCATCCTCGGTTTCATCGCccgttttctttcctcgatAGAGTTCGAATGTGTGCAACCATTCCTTGAACTGTTCGAATTCCGATTGAGCTTCTAATTCGTTTGGATAGATCTTAAGTAGAGCTGTCTTTTGAGATGTCTTTCTTGGCACATGTTTTGGACTCAACTTCGAAACAAATTTCGAAGCATTCGTCGGTGACTTTAAACCAAACAATTTCTTTGTTGGATAAATGGCACCTGTATTTTTTTCACTGGTCGTTGTAGCTTGACCTTGATCAAACGCATCCTCCAAAAAAGCTGGCAAAGTCCCATTCTGTTGGGCTTGAAATAtagatttctctctcctcaattctttattttcctcgaTCATTGCCTCGACCGACGCGAAATACTTCGTCCACCAATCCTGACAGCCCTCTCCGTCATCCAATATTCCAATATCGCCTAAAATCgcattattatctatatcgTTTGGTGTTAATCTAGAAACGATGGAAAACTTGATGGACTTACTTATTCCTACGTCGTTCATTGGACTCtgtttttttcgtaaattttgttcggttttatctctcttcgttGGCCAGGCGCTTTGTTCAATTCCCAATGTGATGATCGTGTCACTGTTGTTTGAACCAATATCGGATTGAGTAAATGATTCTGGCATACTCGTTTGTTGATATTTTGGTTTCCCTTGTTCGAGACCTAAAATAATCgaggaaaatttaatttaagtaggcaaaaaaagaaagaaaaaaaggaaagctcGAATATCCAATAAAAccattaattttcttaccTATACATTGCAACTGATAAagactcttttttctctcttcgatgtCTCTAGCTCTTTTTGTTTGCGGCGAATAAGTATATTTGTGAATCGAATTAATCGTATGGGTGCCTACCAACGTGTACCTTCCGAAACTTCTACAATCGACTGCTCTTATCGTTAATGGCGGTCGATAGAGTTCTTGCTCCGGCAATTCCAACTCTAGAAACTTGATCGGTGTGTTAAAGTTCGGATTTTTCTTTGCGTTTGCTATAACCGAGGAGTACAAAATATGACCGGCACATTCAACGTCCACCCGTGGTTTGTCTACcgttaataaatgaattctcTTTAGATCGCGCAATCCCCAGAAGAGTACCTCTATCCTGCACGACAAaacattaaaaagatattttgaataaacaaaaaatgtcgAATCGTATACGTTTTTAAACtgacgacgaaaaagaaaaaaaattcatttgatttttttcctttcttctcttttttttttcttcagttttttattttatttcactcattttatattttataccttgacttttttccatcgaattaattaatcgattaaataaagcGACGTAAATGATTTCATAGTTTGAAGTGTTAAAACTTGAGTCGATTATGTCGTAAATATACATtgtaaaaacgaaaggaaacatTTCGAGGAAGATTTCGGTgtgtttaattttgtaatgttACCTGTATTTTGCTAAAGTAGGTCGTATGCCAATTGGAACTGGAAGAATGGGACCTTGATCAGGTCCTGAAGCAATTATTTGTTGAAATTTGTCCTTTGGGTCTGGTAATGTCGGAAATCCAAGATCTGTCGCTGTAGGATGTTCAAGTAATTCGAATACGGCTAAAAGTTCTCCAGCTCTAGCAGCACCTCTGGTAACATCGTACCATTCCAAGGATGGTGGAAAATTCGGtggtaaataattttctgaCGAAAGTTTAACGTGTGGTCTTGCTATCGCTCGTCCAATGTACTCTGATTTACCCTGTAACGATCGAACAAATAAATTCGTCAAATGTGACTTCTACTTTCATACGCTGATACGAACGTCCGTATAAATATCCACGTAAAGAAAAGTGCACTATAATAAATCGAGGATTTAGTATTATCAGTGTCGAAGTTCAAGAAACAATGTGAAACATTTCTATAAGAATagaagtattttttttaaacgtgatGAAAGGTGTCgtcgtaataataatcgagataACTCGAAGATATTGGATAAGgtcgaagaataattttccGAAGATTTTCGAGGtcgaagaaactttttctcctttttttttttgttatgataacgaaggaaagaaagaaaaggaaggaaaaaagaaaaaagaaaaaacgagaagaaaagtaaaaaataaaaaaggagagaagaaatacgTGTGTGCGTTCGtgttcattcattttcatgctaagagagagagagagagaaagagagagagagagagagagagagagagagagagagagagagagagagagagagctgagTATCAGAGTTCTCTCGTAAATCATCATCGTGTGCTTTTGAATCGTGATTTATGTTATGTTATGAGAGATGATGTTACAGGTCGTATACAAACTGTTAAAGCAGAGAGTCCTTCATGCAGTGTTATGTCCACGGTTTACACAATATGACtctggaaaagaaagaatcgtaaAATTGAATGATACGTTTAGGATATGATTAGGTCACGTTTATTTCGTTCAATTCGTTaccgatattataataatgcgAAACGAATGGTAATGGTCAGTAAACGATGAAATACTGggaagtaagaagaaaaaaaagaaaaaagaaaattaatcgctTACCACTTTGTCCTGGTCGAATATTTCGATGACGATCGAGGGTGGATCCTTTTTGATTTCTTCGTCGGTACCATAAATTAGGATGTCGTCGAAGAGAAGCAATTCGTCCCACGTTGGACTTAGAGTTTCGTCGATTACTTGAGTCGATTTACAAAACTCACCGCAAATAACACGTGCGAACGGATCAGACAAGCCGGATGCGTCGCTACCAATCAACGATCTTGCTTGATACATGTGCGCTCTTAGTTGAAATTTCTATATCGACATAAAATGTCTTTATCGTTTGTTCCATTgccgattttaataaattcgatagaTCGAATAGATTTTAACGAAGTCAATATAATCTTTTGTTAGTAATAATCACTTACAAATGTTTTCTATACTCACGTGTTTCTCAATGTAATGAATGACCGTCGGTGGTAAAGCACGCAACCTATCAATATTTCTAAGTTCGTGACTCATCTCGTAACCCTTTGGCAAGCCCTGAATGAAGTACTTCTTATGCTTGAGTATACCCAACCACATGTAGATTTGTAGCTTCGTTTGTATAGCCCAACCGGATGGTCCGAATCTCTTCTTTCCCGGAAGCTTTACGAACATTATCAATGAATTAACATTTCTTGCGAtagatctttttgttttattttttttctgtcctaTTAATAACTCTACCGACCTTTAAAAACATCGTTTGAATCTTTCCACAATTCCTACCGCATTCTTCGTCAACGATCGAATAGATCAATTCTCTGCATGAAATCCTTTGATAGGCAACACGTCTACCGGAACTGATGACCCAAATGAAGACATCCGGTAACGAATCCTGAGGCTGCAAAAACACAGAACAATCTTCCATCGTTCCTCAGCTTTCTCcctatctttttaaaaatgatctatCCTTCGCGTGGATCACATCGCGAaggatagatttttttctttttcttttatttgtcgaTGTATACGCTTGTGTATATGGTACTGACATCCTCAATTAAGAACTTCAATTTTTGAAGATAGTTCTGTGCCGTTTTCAGACGTTCCTTGAAACTGTTCTTCGTTATTATAGCCTTCAAGTTCCTCGCCATGGTACCGAtactctccatctctctttgaCAAAGTTTCGTCCTTTCCTTGTCCAATTTAGTTTTCCCAACGCCTGGTCCTGTTGCACTCGATTTGCTGATGCCAACGTAACGATTGCAACTGCTTGACAATTCCTCGAGAATAgtcttcaataatttttcactGGACGGATCGTCCATTCGTTGTTGCACCTCTGTTAATCCTTCTTcctaatcgatattaaatgatacacgaaatagaaaagaaagaaagacagtgaaaaagagagaaataaatcttctgttatatagtatatatatatatatatatatatatatatatatatatattattatatttatatgtagtTCTTTGtacaactttttatatttatatagacatataaCTATATAGCGCTTTATAGCTATTTAGGTATATGTacggatataaaaataaactcaCCAATTTGTCTGCAATCTTGCCGATTATGTTACTATTATACATTCTACGTCGATAATCCGGCCAAATACTTCGAACATGTAAACTCGGTTTATCGTCCCAATACggtagaaaataatagattttatcgTGCGTCATTGGTTTTGTGGGTGGTGTTGTACTTTGCCAAGAACCGCTAATAACTTCTTGCaattcttcctcctctccgCTCGCTCCGCTTTTCATCTCGcatatctaaaagaaaaaaaggaaaaatagcaTTGCAAATTAGAagaattttctaattcttctatTGCGTGAtcgaagtaaaagtaaaaataaaagacgaggttttgaatattaatgtatgttaataatgatatatcgttaaaaccgaaaacgtattattattattattattattattattattattattattatacattcctataacaattttattgatattttgaaatagaatcgtcaatattaaaaattgttttttgttgaaaataacgatgacgacgatttatttattatttattccctTGTCGatcagagaaaataaatttttttttcattgcttTATAAAACACAAGGATATTCTGgattatagtatatatcaaataaatctaatacaATAAATCTAAATCATACCTTCGAACTTTCATTATGTCCGTCCAAAGCATTACCCGCGTTTCCAatagatatttcgaaatacaTTGGCTTATCGCAAAGCTTCTTGTCTATCATCGTGGCGTCCATTATTGtggcaaataaaaaaaattcctcgTTTCTGGCATAAGCCGCCTCGTTGATTGGTACGGTCGGTTCAACCTCGACCTCCGAGGGTGCCATTTCAACGTTATCACTGATCTCCGTTCTAATCGCTATGAGTAATCTGCGTGTCCaaatttacgattaattacatatatacatatatatatatatatataatcttattaatatcataaaaataaaaaagtaaataataaaaaaagagaaagagaacctTGCTCTATAAGAAATTCCTTCACCGAGTCCAGTATTCAATGTAGAGTGTTCGTCTATCAAACTATAATCTCTAATGCTACCGTAAAGGTGAATAAATGCTGGACCGAAGGTCGGTAGAAAACCTTTTTCACCATCGTTACTGATCTGTTTCAGATCGACAAAGTGTGTACCTATAACGGTGGCGTGGACTGGGTCGTTATCGCAAAGctgtatttttattctctgaCATAGGGGTGGGAACATTTCAGTGAAGACAATCTGCTCGTTCCAGATCGGAGCATAGCTGTGCCTTTTTACGCTCGTTTTACCCTGTAACAAGGAAGATCTATGGATCTGCACtatgtttcctttttacttctaCATTCGTGGATCTTTccaattcgttttttttttttttctttttttttctcattcgacaaaattttctttcaattttctttaacgataGGATAtccgatcatatatatatagcagaAGAAagttaatatagaaaaaaggaaaggaaagaaaaggaaagaaacgaaaagataatttgatttttctttcttttttttttttttttgattttttttctccttctttttccttcttttccttcctctcttataTCGTTTTTACGTGCAAACTTACGCTCAAACCGGCGAACGAGACCTGCACGTACGGATCAACTAAATCTTTAACTTCACCGGTGAAAGCTTTCTTCACATTCGCCATAATACTGCTATTCATTTTTGGCAAACCGTCGGCCCTATAGATCTTTACAATGAATTTagctctctgtctttctatcggTACACCATCGGGTAGCAAAAGATTTCCCTCGATGTCGTCCTcgtctttctcactttttggAGGAATTTTAACGGTGTCTCCCTTTCCAATAACGCTTATGTCACACTTCAAATATCCTTTGGGACCTCCGGCGACGTCGTCTGGGTCGGTTAGAAGAGCCCACTTGTGATAAAATTGATGATCTGCGAATACGATTTTATGTTTCGTGACCTATCTCGTGTTTCTTAAAGAAATTCATGAAAGACATGTAATttcagaagaaagaaaaaaagagagagaagaaaaaaaaagttatcatCCTAGAGCcacgattttctttgaaatatataaccttttttcttttctatatattgtCTTTATAAactaagaaaatttcattcgatcttGACGAATATTGAATTAGTATTCTTActtaattactattaatatgtATCGTATGATTATTACCGATGGCGATGTGAGAGAGATCGGTTACCTGGTTTTACTCTATTCTCGCCTGTCAAGAGCCCATTAAATATTAGATTACTTAGTTGGATAATTATTCGCACGAACTTCCTAATGTGACATAAATAATAGATTGATCGTTACCGTTAACGGATTGATCGTGTGACAAATTCGTTAATTACAAACACGATGATCgcgtagataaatagatatgaatatatatatatatatatatatatatatatatatatatatgtatatgtatgtatgtatgtatattacaattagtattagaaagtaattattacaattgataatttttttttttaagagatctCGTGGCTCGTGGATCTTGAGGTaagatcaaatatttttaatcgcaTGCAAGctctgaaaaaaaatcataggaaaaagattttttttttatatatatatacgtgtagattatataaacatataattttgaaaataatcgacgaCTTAATCGAATTCCTGTAAGAAAATGATCTATTTCATAgagttattattttaacgtgCAATATCCAATAAATGTTATTGTACCTGTTATTGATCCTTATGGAAATTATCTTTACGATAAATCGCATAAgttacgtaaaataaataataataataataataataataataacaataataataataaatttattattcattttaagtACTACGAGCACCTCCTTATTTATCTGTTAAAGATTTAAACTATTCGTTCGCTGATATCAAATCATAGTAATCCGATAGTAACATCGTTTTAAGCCGAAATACTAATTCCGAATTTCGAGGTAAAATTTGACCTAAAATACGTGATATCTAATATCTCGTGTTTAGAGGAGAgaatagatatgtacataggtgcaataaatttacataatccgaaaaaaatttttctatctgtttgtattatttttgtcaatgaaaaataatacatatggTTTATTTTATTGCTATTGTtactgttgttattattattatcattttcacgGGTCTTTAAAttctcatttaattattttcattgatccATCGTTGTTTTACAAGCTGTCACCCTttcatgtaataaataatatctacatacatgaaataattttcgcgACATCGTGTCATGTTTAATCACGTTGTtacgagaaaaattaaatgattcgttttttatcaatttcatttttgctctttaattaattaaacgaaggaaataaaggaagaaagaaagaagaaaaaagaatgaaagaaagaaagcaagcaagcaagcaagaaaataaaaaaaaaaaggagaaatttcGCAGAAATGTCGTATTTCGATCAATATTTCTACTAACTAATTCATCATATTCCTCTTAGCTAATTTTTTACTCAGATTAATTCCCAAAGTAATTTCCATTTCAAAATGGAATGAATgtacgtttatttaaaaagaaaaaaaaaacagcaatatgaaagaaagaaagaaagaaagaaagaaagaaataaaacagaaatacaaaagaagagGCAATCAATGAGAACCATGTTTTTTTGATTTTGCAAAACGACCGTGTATATAACAGTATGAAACTATCGTAGTTTTGCAGGTCGAAACGGTCAACTAAAAAGTTTTGATATAGGTATATTTCAAAGCACGTACGATTCGAACTTTTGCCATTTAATATGGTACAAGCAATCTGTAAAAACCTTtactgaaaaataaatttcttttttcgttttctaccACATTTATATGaatcaatagaaatatttaattcgttcattttttcgtttctctttttgtttccctttttttttttttttttcattataaatttataaaatcgtctttcatataaatatcatgGATCGCATGCCATCGATAAAAAGTACACacatttgaaataaaacgaaacaaaaaataatttacaatcgGTAATAGACAGTAACAAATATGTAAAATGATCGAATTGAAAATTgtgtgttttattttatttacataatcgACAGAAAGTGCttggatattaaaaaaaaaaaaaaaaagaaaagaaaaaagagaaatataaataaaaaaaaaatatatatatatatatataaacagcaAATTGCAAGCAATGACGATGAGAATGACaacgttttataatatatgttacgaatcgatttttatatacgtaaatgaAGATGAAACAGAGATAATATAGAGTaaacaaaaggaagataaagttCAAAGtacacatttaaaaaattttaaggaTTTTTTTCTCTGGACAATTTGTACCTGGCTGTGCCCAAACTGTTGCGATGTCTAACTTAAAGCTGCCCAGTGTTAAATTAGCACGCAAGAGATTCCGCGATTGCTGCACCTgcgatattatatcaaaagatattatatcaaaCAAAAATCTCCATACTTCACACTTtctgtctgtttttttttttttttttttttatttcccccttatctttttcttttttctattatccgAAAAAAAAGGTCgtcattttttaacaaatctttttttaatcacaataataataataataataaaattcaatatagaTATCtcattataaaatcttttatacataataaataaaacgatattattaaaaaaaaaaaaaaaaaattcttatcgaattaaatcacAGGTGGTTAACTTTTAAAGACTAATCATCATACTTTTCGTTTGATATGCTGatatgattttttgttttccttttatgaatatatacatacatatagatgtatataaaaagaacagaTGAGATcgtcgtgtctctctctctcacttactttcaacgattaatagaaaattaaaagatcagTATTAGCAGTACACGTTTCACATATACAcctcgtaatttctttttacgatgaACGAGTTCCATTTATTTTCCTGCGACCTGTTAAGCTCGTTTTTCTCGGCCACGTGAGTCGATTCTTGGATCGATCGACGCACAGCTTCGACtttgaaataatgaaagtCATCTGTCTCTTATATTACcagtgtaaaaataaatagaagaagaaaaaagaaaatggaaagagaaatatcaaaagaaaaaagaaaaaagacaccTGTTTTATGAACATTGCCACGAAATTCATACTCGAAGCAATTCTATGGTGAGATAAATAGCCGTATCATATGGGTGTATATATTGATActgcgtatacatatatatacacacacacatatatatatatgtgcgtgtgtatagaCATTTATGTTCTAGACTATATAGATCTAATGGTATTGTGTACATACTATTGTGCATCAACTACTACATAAACGACTTGGATGCCATGTTTCTCTCTGGTTAATCGACCGATGTTATTGGAATAATGAACATTCTCGAAGAACTCGGaagtttatatacatacgtatgtatgtatataagtttatgcatgtgtataatataattagagtccgcgcgtgtgtatatatatatatatatatatatatatgtatgtatgtatgtacaacaCTTTTCATCTACATACCACGAACACTTCAAATATCTGCGTTGCTTTTGATGATACCTACAAAAGTatcaaaggaagaaaattgtattGCCAGaagtgatatatttttactattacgaCATATACAATTTTGCTAATATTTCCTATAACTTCCTTCTTTATgattatacgaaaaaatatcgaaattcgatgaggattttagaaatatttttcaaataaatttttg is a genomic window containing:
- the LOC122636609 gene encoding otoferlin isoform X1 translates to MALVVVVKNFQGLKCKGEKFVKIDFRGVSNCSKNLEDNGDLISVDQSFTWNLGRPVEETETLELSVVSRGVLRTERTLAKYGLILQTVVREGHIVITDSLVDLNNKPLPAMVCFEIRYNIPDGSSSSYAISDVMEDEQQMLIDIEQNIANLERSLEQANSSGSGGGSSKRRGSWHTEEKISKKGFLQRGSSMSTGEKSPDRKRNSTLKSMRSFMKLGKQRPPRARSCDSNSETKELIDGRDSSCPTSNEPSRTNSMTSLETNASDNESQPSINIEQDDSMVIKTVKKPKPKTHDAAQGALKAQDYQVCVTIIEARQLAGLNMDPVVCVQVGDQRKYTSVKESTNCPYYNEYFVFDFHMPPVMLFDKIITLSVQQSRNLLRANLTLGSFKLDIATVWAQPDHQFYHKWALLTDPDDVAGGPKGYLKCDISVIGKGDTVKIPPKSEKDEDDIEGNLLLPDGVPIERQRAKFIVKIYRADGLPKMNSSIMANVKKAFTGEVKDLVDPYVQVSFAGLSGKTSVKRHSYAPIWNEQIVFTEMFPPLCQRIKIQLCDNDPVHATVIGTHFVDLKQISNDGEKGFLPTFGPAFIHLYGSIRDYSLIDEHSTLNTGLGEGISYRARLLIAIRTEISDNVEMAPSEVEVEPTVPINEAAYARNEEFFLFATIMDATMIDKKLCDKPMYFEISIGNAGNALDGHNESSKICEMKSGASGEEEELQEVISGSWQSTTPPTKPMTHDKIYYFLPYWDDKPSLHVRSIWPDYRRRMYNSNIIGKIADKLEEGLTEVQQRMDDPSSEKLLKTILEELSSSCNRYVGISKSSATGPGVGKTKLDKERTKLCQREMESIGTMARNLKAIITKNSFKERLKTAQNYLQKLKFLIEDPQDSLPDVFIWVISSGRRVAYQRISCRELIYSIVDEECGRNCGKIQTMFLKLPGKKRFGPSGWAIQTKLQIYMWLGILKHKKYFIQGLPKGYEMSHELRNIDRLRALPPTVIHYIEKHKFQLRAHMYQARSLIGSDASGLSDPFARVICGEFCKSTQVIDETLSPTWDELLLFDDILIYGTDEEIKKDPPSIVIEIFDQDKVGKSEYIGRAIARPHVKLSSENYLPPNFPPSLEWYDVTRGAARAGELLAVFELLEHPTATDLGFPTLPDPKDKFQQIIASGPDQGPILPVPIGIRPTLAKYRIEVLFWGLRDLKRIHLLTVDKPRVDVECAGHILYSSVIANAKKNPNFNTPIKFLELELPEQELYRPPLTIRAVDCRSFGRYTLVGTHTINSIHKYTYSPQTKRARDIEERKKSLYQLQCIGLEQGKPKYQQTSMPESFTQSDIGSNNSDTIITLGIEQSAWPTKRDKTEQNLRKKQSPMNDVGINNNAILGDIGILDDGEGCQDWWTKYFASVEAMIEENKELRREKSIFQAQQNGTLPAFLEDAFDQGQATTTSEKNTGAIYPTKKLFGLKSPTNASKFVSKLSPKHVPRKTSQKTALLKIYPNELEAQSEFEQFKEWLHTFELYRGKKTGDETEDEHRIVGYFKGALKVYKWPLPKDLIDHTVMGFDPQYGFFQGVPSNEPIHVLVRVYIVKANDLHPCDLNGKADPYVVLQLGAKRISDKENYVSKQLNPVFGKCFEIEATFPQDSLLTVQVLDWDLVGTDDMIGETKIDLENRFYSRHRATCGFSRRYDESGYNKWRDAMKPTQILSKLCKEGKVDGPVYSHGRVTIGRKTFSLSNEEMEFYVHSKGIEEHLALAVLHQWNAFPRIGSTLVPEHIETRPLYNPEKPGIEQGKLEMWVDMFPMDMPSPGSPIDISPRKPKSYELRVIIWNTDDVVLEDDAFFTGEKMSDIYVKGWLKGPEDCQSTDIHYRSLTGEGNFNWRFIFPFEYLVAEEKIVINRKESLFSWDETECKIPARLELQVWDADHFSADDFLGAITLDLNRFPRGAKNSKLCTLGMLKTDGSVPMVNIFKQKRVKGWWPFYVKKENEDMELTGKVEAEIHLLTKEEAEKNPAGFGRNEPDPLDKPNRPDASFMWFLNPLKSIKYIVWHNYKWAILKAIIMIGIIILILLFFYAIPGYSVKKILGA
- the LOC122636609 gene encoding otoferlin isoform X4; the encoded protein is MRSFMKLGKQRPPRARSCDSNSETKELIDGRDSSCPTSNEPSRTNSMTSLETNASDNESQPSINIEQDDSMVIKTVKKPKPKTHDAAQGALKAQDYQVCVTIIEARQLAGLNMDPVVCVQVGDQRKYTSVKESTNCPYYNEYFVFDFHMPPVMLFDKIITLSVQQSRNLLRANLTLGSFKLDIATVWAQPDHQFYHKWALLTDPDDVAGGPKGYLKCDISVIGKGDTVKIPPKSEKDEDDIEGNLLLPDGVPIERQRAKFIVKIYRADGLPKMNSSIMANVKKAFTGEVKDLVDPYVQVSFAGLSGKTSVKRHSYAPIWNEQIVFTEMFPPLCQRIKIQLCDNDPVHATVIGTHFVDLKQISNDGEKGFLPTFGPAFIHLYGSIRDYSLIDEHSTLNTGLGEGISYRARLLIAIRTEISDNVEMAPSEVEVEPTVPINEAAYARNEEFFLFATIMDATMIDKKLCDKPMYFEISIGNAGNALDGHNESSKICEMKSGASGEEEELQEVISGSWQSTTPPTKPMTHDKIYYFLPYWDDKPSLHVRSIWPDYRRRMYNSNIIGKIADKLEEGLTEVQQRMDDPSSEKLLKTILEELSSSCNRYVGISKSSATGPGVGKTKLDKERTKLCQREMESIGTMARNLKAIITKNSFKERLKTAQNYLQKLKFLIEDPQDSLPDVFIWVISSGRRVAYQRISCRELIYSIVDEECGRNCGKIQTMFLKLPGKKRFGPSGWAIQTKLQIYMWLGILKHKKYFIQGLPKGYEMSHELRNIDRLRALPPTVIHYIEKHKFQLRAHMYQARSLIGSDASGLSDPFARVICGEFCKSTQVIDETLSPTWDELLLFDDILIYGTDEEIKKDPPSIVIEIFDQDKVGKSEYIGRAIARPHVKLSSENYLPPNFPPSLEWYDVTRGAARAGELLAVFELLEHPTATDLGFPTLPDPKDKFQQIIASGPDQGPILPVPIGIRPTLAKYRIEVLFWGLRDLKRIHLLTVDKPRVDVECAGHILYSSVIANAKKNPNFNTPIKFLELELPEQELYRPPLTIRAVDCRSFGRYTLVGTHTINSIHKYTYSPQTKRARDIEERKKSLYQLQCIGLEQGKPKYQQTSMPESFTQSDIGSNNSDTIITLGIEQSAWPTKRDKTEQNLRKKQSPMNDVGINNNAILGDIGILDDGEGCQDWWTKYFASVEAMIEENKELRREKSIFQAQQNGTLPAFLEDAFDQGQATTTSEKNTGAIYPTKKLFGLKSPTNASKFVSKLSPKHVPRKTSQKTALLKIYPNELEAQSEFEQFKEWLHTFELYRGKKTGDETEDEHRIVGYFKGALKVYKWPLPKDLIDHTVMGFDPQYGFFQGVPSNEPIHVLVRVYIVKANDLHPCDLNGKADPYVVLQLGAKRISDKENYVSKQLNPVFGKCFEIEATFPQDSLLTVQVLDWDLVGTDDMIGETKIDLENRFYSRHRATCGFSRRYDESGYNKWRDAMKPTQILSKLCKEGKVDGPVYSHGRVTIGRKTFSLSNEEMEFYVHSKGIEEHLALAVLHQWNAFPRIGSTLVPEHIETRPLYNPEKPGIEQGKLEMWVDMFPMDMPSPGSPIDISPRKPKSYELRVIIWNTDDVVLEDDAFFTGEKMSDIYVKGWLKGPEDCQSTDIHYRSLTGEGNFNWRFIFPFEYLVAEEKIVINRKESLFSWDETECKIPARLELQVWDADHFSADDFLGAITLDLNRFPRGAKNSKLCTLGMLKTDGSVPMVNIFKQKRVKGWWPFYVKKENEDMELTGKVEAEIHLLTKEEAEKNPAGFGRNEPDPLDKPNRPDASFMWFLNPLKSIKYIVWHNYKWAILKAIIMIGIIILILLFFYAIPGYSVKKILGA